A region of Paractinoplanes abujensis DNA encodes the following proteins:
- a CDS encoding aminotransferase class I/II-fold pyridoxal phosphate-dependent enzyme, producing MPAQTHDIEDLRVNSRMYDAVIEEIDGRRIRIGQDWLVDWASCNYLGFDLDTEIIEAVEPQLRRWGTHPSWSRMLGSPQIYPQLEERLTELLGAEDVLLLPTISQIHLGVIPALIGRGTLIMESRAHRTIYDGCVFARGQGATMKRFRSGDLEELERLLKEATARPVMVCMDGVNSMTGDIPDLTKYAALCREHDAVLYVDDAHGMGVIGERSPIESSPYGMRGNAIVKHAGESYDNVILVGGFSKAYSSLLAFLALPTAAKNKLKVDAPTYLYSGPSPVASLATVMAGLDVNDKRGDELRGHLYRLTAKLLSHVRGMGVHTLNVHDTPVVEIPISPEHDLIAVSERLWRAGQYVTLAPYPGVPRDEIGFRVQLTAAHTEQHVDDLNAVLTELARDGALRPAVPQQRRPA from the coding sequence GTGCCGGCCCAAACCCATGACATCGAAGACCTCCGCGTCAACAGCCGGATGTACGACGCCGTCATCGAAGAGATCGACGGCCGCCGCATCCGCATCGGCCAGGACTGGCTCGTGGACTGGGCGTCCTGCAACTACCTCGGCTTCGACCTGGACACCGAGATCATCGAGGCCGTCGAGCCGCAGCTGCGCCGCTGGGGCACCCATCCCAGCTGGTCGCGCATGCTGGGCAGCCCGCAGATCTATCCGCAGCTGGAGGAGCGGCTGACCGAGCTGCTCGGCGCCGAGGACGTGCTGCTGCTGCCGACGATCTCGCAGATCCACCTGGGCGTCATCCCGGCCCTGATCGGCCGGGGCACGCTCATCATGGAGAGCCGCGCCCACCGCACGATCTACGACGGCTGCGTCTTCGCGCGCGGCCAGGGCGCCACCATGAAACGCTTCCGCTCGGGTGACCTGGAGGAGCTGGAGCGCCTGCTCAAGGAGGCCACGGCCCGCCCGGTCATGGTGTGCATGGACGGCGTCAACAGCATGACCGGCGACATCCCCGATCTGACGAAGTACGCCGCGCTCTGCCGCGAGCACGACGCCGTGCTCTACGTCGACGACGCGCACGGCATGGGTGTCATCGGTGAGCGCAGCCCGATCGAGAGTTCCCCGTACGGCATGCGCGGCAACGCCATCGTCAAGCACGCGGGCGAATCGTACGACAACGTCATCCTCGTCGGCGGCTTCTCCAAGGCGTACTCGTCGCTGCTGGCCTTCCTGGCCCTGCCGACCGCGGCGAAGAACAAGCTCAAGGTCGACGCCCCGACCTACCTGTACTCGGGTCCGTCCCCGGTGGCCTCGCTGGCCACGGTCATGGCCGGGCTCGACGTCAACGACAAGCGCGGCGACGAGCTGCGAGGGCACCTTTATCGTCTGACGGCAAAACTGCTTTCCCACGTACGGGGAATGGGCGTGCACACTCTCAATGTGCACGACACACCGGTCGTCGAGATCCCCATCTCGCCCGAGCACGACCTGATCGCCGTGTCCGAGCGGCTGTGGCGGGCCGGGCAGTACGTGACGCTCGCGCCCTACCCCGGTGTGCCGCGCGACGAGATCGGTTTCCGGGTGCAGCTGACCGCCGCGCACACCGAGCAGCACGTCGACGACCTCAATGCCGTGCTGACGGAACTGGCCCGCGACGGGGCGCTGCGCCCGGCCGTACCGCAGCAGCGGCGCCCGGCATGA
- the paaK gene encoding phenylacetate--CoA ligase PaaK: protein MTALEPIETASRDELRSLQLDRLQRTLRHAYENVPLYRRKFDDAGVSPSDCRSLEDLARFPFTTKQDLRETYPYGMFAVPRDRIARIHASSGTTGRPTVVGYTRADLDMWADVVARSIRAAGGRPGDRVHVAYGYGLFTGGLGAHYGAERLGCTVIPVSGGMTERQVRLIADFEPDIIMVTPSYMLTIVDEMERQGLDPHATTLRVGVFGAEPWTEDMRAEMESRLGIDAVDIYGLSEVIGPGVAAECVETKDGLHVWEDHFYPEVIDPGTGAVRPDGEQGELLFTSLTKEAMPIIRYRTRDLSRLLPGTARTMRRMQRITGRTDDMMIVRGVNVFPTQIEELILRVPGLAPHYQCVLTRPGRMDELTVRVESRPGASSDGRELAALIKQNIGVTAAVEVLPPDGLERSVGKARRIVDDRN from the coding sequence ATGACCGCGCTGGAGCCGATCGAGACGGCCTCGCGCGACGAGCTGCGGTCCCTGCAACTCGATCGGCTGCAGCGGACCCTGCGGCACGCGTACGAGAACGTGCCCCTCTACCGGCGCAAGTTCGACGACGCCGGGGTCAGCCCGTCGGACTGCCGCTCGCTGGAGGACCTCGCGCGGTTCCCCTTCACCACCAAGCAGGACCTGCGCGAGACGTACCCGTACGGGATGTTCGCCGTGCCCCGCGACCGGATCGCGCGCATCCACGCGTCGAGCGGCACCACCGGCCGCCCCACCGTGGTCGGTTACACCCGAGCCGACCTCGACATGTGGGCGGATGTGGTGGCCCGCTCGATCCGGGCCGCAGGCGGCCGTCCGGGCGACCGGGTGCACGTCGCGTACGGCTACGGTCTCTTCACCGGCGGGCTGGGCGCGCACTACGGCGCCGAACGGCTCGGCTGCACGGTGATCCCGGTGTCGGGCGGCATGACCGAGCGGCAGGTCCGCCTGATCGCCGACTTCGAGCCGGACATCATCATGGTCACCCCGAGCTACATGCTGACCATCGTCGACGAGATGGAGCGGCAGGGCCTCGACCCGCACGCGACGACGCTGCGGGTGGGCGTGTTCGGGGCCGAGCCGTGGACCGAGGACATGCGGGCCGAGATGGAGAGCCGGCTCGGCATCGACGCGGTCGACATCTACGGCCTGTCCGAGGTGATCGGGCCCGGGGTGGCCGCCGAGTGCGTGGAGACCAAGGACGGCCTGCACGTGTGGGAGGACCACTTCTATCCCGAGGTCATCGACCCGGGCACCGGTGCCGTGCGGCCGGACGGCGAGCAGGGCGAGCTGCTGTTCACCTCGCTCACCAAGGAGGCCATGCCGATCATCCGCTACCGCACGCGCGACCTGAGCCGGCTGCTGCCCGGCACGGCCCGCACGATGCGGCGCATGCAGCGGATCACCGGCCGCACCGACGACATGATGATCGTGCGGGGCGTCAACGTCTTCCCGACCCAGATCGAGGAGCTGATCCTGCGCGTGCCGGGGCTGGCTCCGCACTACCAGTGCGTGCTCACGCGTCCGGGCCGCATGGACGAGTTGACCGTACGGGTCGAGTCCCGGCCCGGCGCCAGCTCTGACGGCCGTGAGCTGGCCGCCCTGATCAAGCAGAACATCGGGGTCACGGCGGCCGTCGAGGTGCTGCCCCCGGACGGTCTGGAACGTTCCGTCGGCAAGGCCCGGCGCATCGTCGACGACCGGAACTGA